The Methanosarcina barkeri MS DNA window CGGAGAACTTAACGCCCAGAAATATCCGAGTGTTTATAACAGGATTAGAAAACTCCTGCTTGGAGCTCCGAATGCTGTCAAAACATACATTACAGCGCACGGAGAAATTCCGGGACTGCAGCCGGGAAAGAAATAAAATTTTTCGGAGAAACAGGTTATTTAGAAGTCATCAGTTTGGAAAAACGAGCACTATAAACCTATAAGATAACCCGCCCGGAAGGATTCGGAAATAATTATATCCTTCCGGAAATTTGCTTTTTTGTACCTATTTCATGAACTTCAGATTTTTTACTTTAGATATTTTCCTTCCGATCTATTTATCCGTTTCTCAGGTCATGTTTCCGTAAAAAAGCAGTTCCATATCACTTATAAAATATCACTTATGGATATTTATTGAAATGAAACTGAGTTCTGAAACTACATTTGCAGGACAGATACAGAAAGAATATTTATTCAGGGGACATTAATTGTATTTGGAATCTTTATCGGATTTTAATATTTGGCTTTTGAGGGGGTTTAAAAGGATATTTCAATATTTTGAAGGCTTGTTGATAGAGGCTTTCTCTTCTCTATTTAATATTATGGGCTCTTTTCTCATAATATACGGTGGCCTAAGATCAATGTTAGGAGTTATCCTCATTGAAGTATTAAAGAAACCTCATAGCTATCAGGAAGTAAGAAAAGAACTTACAAACAAAATTGTCTTCGGACTTGAATTTTTCATTGCAGCCGATGTTCTTGAAACCGTACTTAATCCATCTCAGGAAGAACTGCTCCTGCTGGGTACGGTTGTATTGATAAGAACAATTCTTGGTTATTTCCTCAGCAAGGAAGTTTTGGAGTACCAGCTTGATTAAAAAGATGTCGAAAAACCGAGTTGAAAGATGCCTGAGCCTCCGTACTCTTTTAAAACCTTTAACTTTCTCTTTTAAAACCTGTACCTTTCTCTTTTAAAACCTGTACCTTTCTCTTTTAAAACCTGTACCTTTCTCTTTTAAAACCTTTTTCTGTAGTTCCGGTCCAGATTATATATAAAAATATATATACAGTATATAAAGATAATAAGTACTTCCAGAGTTACTGAATTTCCATGGTATTGAGTATGCTTTATATGGCTGCTGTTACGGAACTATTATAAAGTATAAAGCCTGAAAACCGTAAGATTTTAAAAAACGTATAATTTAAAAGCAAGTAGAGTATAAAGGATACAAAATATTATTAAACTTTAATATTATACTAATTAAACTATAATATTACACAAATCAGAAATCAGATTTACTGAAATAGATCTCAGATTATACTGAAATAGATCTCAGGTTGTACTGACCCGAAACGGGCGCACATAAAAACCCGAAATTTGAACTATTCAAAATTACCATACACAGGAAAAATTATCAGAAACAGGAGCAATTTAATGTATCATCTCAAATGTATCGAATGCGGTGCAGAGTATTCCAAAGACGAAGTAATCTATACATGCAGAAAATGTGATGGGCTGCTTGATGTAATTTATGATTATTCCTCAATAAAAATTGACATGGAAAAACTGAAGACCGAATGCCCTTCGGTCTGGAAGTACGCAAAACTTCTTCCTATTGAAAGAGAGCCTGTAACTATCAGGGAAGGTGGAACTCCACTTTACAAATGCAACCGTCTGGCTGAGAAAATCGGGATTAAAGAACTTTATGTGAAGCACGAAGGCATGAACCCTACAGGCTCTTTTAAGGACAGAGGGATGACCGTAGGGGTTACAAAAGCGCTTGAACTTGGCATGAACACCGTTGCCTGCGCATCTACTGGAAATACCTCGGCAGCCCTTGCAATCTATGGAGCAAAAGCCGGGATTCCTGTAATAGTACTTTTGCCTGCAGGAAAAGTCGCTCTTGGAAAAGTAGCCCAGGCCCTCATGCACGGAGCAAAGGTCCTCAGCATCCGTGGAAATTTTGACGACGCCCTCGCCCTTGTGCGCACTCTCTGTTCCCAGGAAAAAATCTATCTCTTAAACTCGATCAACCCCTACAGGCTGGAAGGCCAGAAGACTATCGGTTTTGAGATTGCAGACCAGCTCGGTTTCAAAGTACCTGACAGAGTTGTCCTGCCCGTA harbors:
- the thrC gene encoding threonine synthase, producing MYHLKCIECGAEYSKDEVIYTCRKCDGLLDVIYDYSSIKIDMEKLKTECPSVWKYAKLLPIEREPVTIREGGTPLYKCNRLAEKIGIKELYVKHEGMNPTGSFKDRGMTVGVTKALELGMNTVACASTGNTSAALAIYGAKAGIPVIVLLPAGKVALGKVAQALMHGAKVLSIRGNFDDALALVRTLCSQEKIYLLNSINPYRLEGQKTIGFEIADQLGFKVPDRVVLPVGNAGNITAIWKGFREFKKLGITDLLPKMTGIQAAGSCPIVNAIKSGAPEITPEEKPETVATAIRIGNPVNAKKALAAIRESGGTAESVTDEEILAAQKDLARLEGIGVEPASAASVAGLKKLVDMGVISRDETVVCITTGHLLKDPQTVIDVCEKPTVVDANIEAIRKAIFGKAE
- a CDS encoding DUF1622 domain-containing protein gives rise to the protein MLGVILIEVLKKPHSYQEVRKELTNKIVFGLEFFIAADVLETVLNPSQEELLLLGTVVLIRTILGYFLSKEVLEYQLD